The proteins below are encoded in one region of Corynebacterium felinum:
- a CDS encoding glucose PTS transporter subunit IIA has protein sequence MAAQATSLKQTSEFILEKVGGAENVASLSHCATRLRFQLFDQSKADQAALDANPEVLGVVPQGTTGLQVVMGGAVANYYQELVRMPGMGEKDENSASSKKQYSGVRGKYSKVDYCFEFLSDTFRPILWALLGASLIITLLVLFDTFGLAKFPTGPEAGDQFAALPAGFQLMHAMWKSVFYFLPIMVGATAARKLGANEWVGAAIPAAFLTPDFLAIGNKGDVVQVFGASLVLNDYGGQVFPPLIAAIGLFWVEKGLKKIIPSSIQMVFVPFFSLLVMIPATAFVLGPFGIGVGNGITSLLTAVNGFSPFILAIIIPCLYPFLVPLGLHWPLNAIMIQNIAVLGYDFIQGPMGAWNFACFGVVTGVFITSLMERNTAMRQVSFGGMMAGLLGGISEPSLYGVLLRFRKSYIRLLAGCVAGGIVMGIFDVKAHAFVFTSLLTIPAMSPYYGYAIGIAVAFFTSMTLVILFDYRTKDEKAEVLAQLAAAREQEEEAKTPLVAAAATPTAETAAKENAVAVAEETVKTALQPGAVSFVSAPLDGEIVPLSEVPDPIFATAKLGKGVAIKPTGTQVVAPAAGTVIAVQKSGHAVGLRLDNGIELLVHVGIDTVQLGGEGFEVHVARKQRVEAGDVLITFEPKFIESKGYNLITPVLVTNTTKFAEVEGVAEGVATTSTEVIKTTA, from the coding sequence ATGGCTGCACAGGCTACGTCTCTCAAGCAAACCTCCGAGTTTATTCTCGAGAAGGTTGGCGGCGCAGAGAATGTTGCTTCGCTGTCGCACTGTGCGACGCGTCTTCGGTTCCAGTTGTTTGATCAATCCAAGGCGGATCAGGCGGCACTGGATGCAAACCCTGAAGTTTTAGGGGTGGTTCCTCAGGGAACTACTGGTTTGCAGGTAGTCATGGGTGGCGCTGTTGCCAACTACTACCAAGAATTGGTTCGTATGCCGGGCATGGGGGAGAAGGACGAGAATTCCGCTTCCTCCAAGAAGCAGTACTCCGGTGTTCGCGGTAAGTACTCCAAGGTGGATTACTGCTTCGAGTTCCTCTCTGATACCTTCCGCCCAATTCTGTGGGCATTGTTGGGTGCATCGCTGATTATCACCCTCCTCGTGCTGTTCGATACTTTTGGCTTGGCCAAGTTCCCAACAGGCCCTGAGGCTGGCGATCAGTTCGCAGCGCTTCCTGCCGGATTCCAGTTGATGCACGCCATGTGGAAATCGGTGTTCTACTTCCTGCCAATCATGGTTGGTGCTACTGCTGCTCGTAAGCTGGGCGCCAATGAATGGGTGGGTGCAGCTATCCCTGCGGCCTTCCTCACCCCAGACTTCCTTGCTATTGGTAACAAGGGTGACGTCGTTCAGGTTTTCGGTGCATCTTTGGTTCTCAACGATTACGGTGGACAGGTCTTCCCACCGCTGATCGCGGCTATTGGTTTGTTCTGGGTTGAAAAGGGTCTGAAGAAGATCATTCCTTCTTCAATTCAGATGGTTTTCGTTCCATTCTTCTCCCTGCTCGTCATGATCCCAGCCACCGCTTTTGTTCTCGGCCCCTTCGGCATTGGCGTTGGTAATGGCATCACCTCTCTGCTTACTGCAGTCAACGGTTTTAGCCCATTCATTCTTGCGATCATCATTCCTTGCCTCTACCCATTCTTGGTTCCATTGGGTCTACACTGGCCACTGAACGCAATCATGATTCAGAACATTGCAGTGTTGGGCTACGACTTCATCCAAGGCCCCATGGGTGCCTGGAACTTTGCCTGCTTCGGCGTTGTCACCGGTGTGTTCATCACCTCCCTGATGGAACGCAACACCGCTATGCGCCAGGTGTCCTTCGGTGGCATGATGGCCGGTTTGCTCGGCGGTATTTCCGAGCCTTCGCTCTACGGTGTGCTTCTGCGCTTCCGTAAGTCTTACATTCGCCTTCTCGCAGGCTGTGTGGCCGGCGGTATCGTGATGGGTATTTTCGACGTCAAGGCTCATGCTTTCGTCTTCACCTCCTTGCTCACCATTCCAGCTATGAGCCCTTACTACGGCTACGCCATCGGTATTGCAGTAGCCTTCTTCACCTCCATGACTCTGGTGATTCTGTTCGACTACCGTACCAAGGACGAAAAAGCTGAGGTTCTTGCTCAGCTTGCTGCAGCGCGCGAGCAGGAAGAGGAAGCAAAGACCCCGCTGGTTGCAGCTGCTGCAACCCCAACTGCTGAAACTGCAGCGAAAGAAAATGCAGTGGCAGTAGCTGAAGAAACAGTCAAGACTGCACTTCAACCCGGCGCTGTTAGCTTCGTGTCTGCACCGCTGGACGGTGAAATTGTGCCTTTAAGTGAGGTTCCTGACCCAATTTTTGCCACCGCAAAGCTGGGCAAGGGTGTTGCCATTAAGCCAACCGGCACCCAAGTTGTTGCGCCTGCCGCTGGTACCGTGATTGCGGTACAGAAGTCTGGTCACGCTGTAGGCTTGCGTCTCGACAACGGCATCGAACTGTTGGTTCACGTCGGTATCGACACCGTTCAGTTGGGCGGTGAAGGCTTCGAGGTACACGTGGCACGCAAGCAGCGTGTCGAAGCCGGTGACGTATTGATCACCTTCGAACCAAAGTTCATCGAATCGAAGGGGTATAACCTGATCACCCCAGTGCTTGTTACCAACACCACGAAGTTCGCCGAGGTCGAAGGCGTTGCTGAGGGTGTAGCAACCACCAGCACCGAGGTAATTAAGACCACCGCCTAA
- the uvrB gene encoding excinuclease ABC subunit UvrB — protein sequence MVNHRPISDIARADGTFEVISDYTPSGDQPQAIAELDMRLNRGERDIVLLGATGTGKSATAAWLIEKQQRPTLVMAPNKTLAAQLAHELRQLLPNNAVEYFVSYYDYYQPEAYIAQTDTYIEKDSSINDDVERLRHRATSSLLSRRDVVVVSSVSCIYGLGTPQEYLDRSVWLEVGEEVERDRFLRLLVDIQYARNDVGFTRGTFRVKGDTVDIIPSYEETAVRVEFFGDEIDALYYIHPLTGEVLREVQEIRIFPATHYVAGPERMARAIEDIKEELAQRLDDLENRGKLLEAQRLRMRTEYDLEMIEQVGFCSGIENYSRHLDGRAAGTAPATLLDYFPEDFLTIIDESHVTVPQIGGMFEGDMSRKRNLVDFGFRLPSALDNRPLTWTEFSDRVGQTVYLSATPGNYELAAAGGEYVEQVIRPTGLVDPKVTVRPTKGQIDDLIHEIKLRTDKDERILVTTLTKKMAEDLTDYLLENGIKVRYLHSDIDTLQRVELLRQLRLGEYDVLVGINLLREGLDLPEVSLVAILDADKEGFLRSTTSLIQTIGRAARNVSGEVIMYADRITDSMAHAIDETERRRVKQLAYNAEHGIDPQPLRKKIADILDQVSDNEKGDVSSATADAAVVGRKDTSSMATSEVEKLIEELTTQMGAAARELKFELAGRLRDEIVDLKKELRGMKEAGI from the coding sequence ATGGTCAACCATAGGCCAATCAGCGATATTGCCCGCGCCGACGGAACCTTCGAAGTCATCTCCGACTACACCCCCAGCGGCGACCAACCCCAAGCCATCGCCGAACTCGACATGCGACTCAACCGCGGCGAACGCGACATCGTCTTGCTCGGCGCAACCGGTACCGGCAAATCCGCAACCGCCGCATGGCTGATTGAAAAACAGCAGCGCCCCACCCTCGTGATGGCACCGAATAAAACCCTCGCCGCCCAGCTTGCCCACGAACTGAGACAACTTCTCCCCAACAATGCTGTTGAGTACTTCGTCTCCTACTACGACTACTACCAGCCCGAAGCCTACATCGCCCAAACCGATACCTATATCGAAAAAGACTCGTCCATCAACGACGATGTTGAGCGCCTCCGTCACCGCGCCACCTCCTCCTTGCTTTCGCGTCGCGACGTCGTGGTGGTCTCCTCCGTTTCCTGCATCTATGGTCTGGGCACACCACAGGAATACCTCGACCGCAGTGTATGGCTTGAGGTAGGGGAGGAAGTGGAACGTGACCGCTTCCTTCGCTTGCTTGTCGATATCCAATACGCCCGCAACGATGTGGGCTTCACCCGTGGAACATTCCGCGTGAAAGGCGACACCGTCGATATCATTCCGTCCTATGAAGAAACCGCAGTGCGCGTGGAATTCTTCGGCGATGAAATCGACGCCCTCTACTACATTCACCCACTTACTGGTGAAGTGCTGCGCGAAGTCCAAGAAATCCGCATTTTCCCCGCCACCCACTACGTGGCGGGCCCTGAGCGCATGGCACGCGCCATCGAAGATATTAAAGAAGAACTCGCACAACGCCTCGACGATCTAGAAAACCGGGGCAAACTCTTAGAAGCACAGCGCCTGCGTATGCGTACGGAATACGATTTAGAGATGATCGAGCAAGTCGGATTCTGCTCCGGCATTGAGAACTACTCCCGCCATCTTGACGGGCGTGCGGCAGGCACCGCACCAGCAACTCTGTTGGATTACTTCCCCGAAGATTTCCTCACCATCATCGACGAGTCTCACGTGACCGTCCCCCAAATCGGCGGCATGTTTGAAGGCGACATGTCGCGCAAACGCAACCTCGTTGATTTCGGATTCCGACTTCCGTCCGCCCTTGATAACCGCCCTTTAACGTGGACGGAATTTTCCGACCGCGTGGGCCAAACCGTCTATCTATCCGCCACCCCAGGCAATTATGAACTTGCGGCAGCTGGTGGCGAATACGTTGAACAGGTTATTCGGCCCACTGGTTTGGTTGACCCCAAGGTCACGGTGCGCCCCACGAAGGGTCAAATCGATGATCTTATTCATGAGATTAAACTGCGCACTGACAAAGACGAGCGCATCTTGGTCACTACGCTGACCAAGAAAATGGCCGAAGACCTCACTGATTACTTGTTGGAAAATGGCATTAAGGTGCGCTATCTGCACTCCGATATTGATACCTTGCAGCGCGTCGAGCTGCTGCGCCAACTTCGTTTAGGTGAATACGATGTGTTGGTGGGCATTAACCTCCTGCGTGAGGGGCTTGACCTGCCAGAAGTGTCCTTGGTGGCCATTTTGGACGCCGACAAGGAAGGTTTCTTGCGTTCCACTACTTCGCTGATTCAGACCATTGGACGTGCTGCTCGAAACGTGTCGGGTGAGGTGATCATGTATGCCGACCGGATCACGGATTCGATGGCTCATGCCATTGATGAAACTGAGCGACGTCGCGTAAAGCAGTTGGCTTACAACGCTGAGCATGGAATTGATCCGCAACCTTTGCGTAAGAAGATTGCTGACATTCTTGATCAAGTGAGCGATAATGAAAAAGGTGATGTTTCTTCTGCTACTGCGGATGCTGCTGTGGTGGGGCGTAAAGATACAAGCTCCATGGCAACAAGCGAGGTGGAGAAACTCATTGAAGAACTCACAACCCAGATGGGTGCGGCGGCACGCGAGTTGAAATTTGAACTTGCGGGCAGGCTGCGTGATGAAATCGTAGATCTGAAAAAGGAGCTACGAGGCATGAAAGAAGCTGGCATTTAA
- a CDS encoding aminotransferase class I/II-fold pyridoxal phosphate-dependent enzyme, which yields MDINTFTQSRSDEWAQRGLSRQIRHFTSAQTPTANIDGRTLLQFATSDYLGLSTHPALLRAACEQGTALGVGSGGSRLTTGTSIHAALERELATFFGYPDAVFFASGYQCNVAVISALADPDVTFFSDEHNHASLIDGMRMQRHARTVVYPHRNYEVLDLLLRSRTTPHALIISDGVFSMSGATADLAALRALADTHDAWLLIDDAHGTGTVGETGRGVIEATQIKPDILISTASKALGVEGGMALCSANVAHFLKSQARGFVFSTSPSPLIVGAVREALAIIDREPERIDTLRAHIYQLHRGLGLTPPAIPTPIVRIPIGDEQRCMTISQHLMDNGIFVPAIRYPTVARNQAILRITITAHHTLDQINQLCATLTLACDKFSLPTS from the coding sequence GTGGACATCAATACTTTCACCCAATCCCGCTCCGACGAGTGGGCGCAACGCGGACTTAGCCGCCAGATCCGCCACTTCACTTCCGCCCAAACGCCCACCGCAAACATCGACGGGCGCACCCTCCTGCAATTCGCAACCTCCGACTACCTCGGACTCTCCACACACCCCGCGCTACTGCGCGCCGCCTGCGAACAGGGCACAGCACTCGGGGTAGGCTCCGGCGGATCACGCCTGACCACCGGAACAAGCATTCATGCCGCGCTCGAACGCGAACTCGCAACATTTTTCGGCTACCCCGACGCAGTATTTTTCGCCAGCGGGTACCAGTGCAACGTCGCAGTCATTTCTGCCCTCGCCGACCCCGATGTCACCTTCTTCTCCGATGAGCACAACCACGCCTCGCTTATCGACGGCATGCGGATGCAGCGACACGCGCGCACCGTTGTGTACCCGCACCGCAACTACGAAGTACTCGACCTCCTCCTGCGTTCCCGCACCACGCCCCACGCACTGATTATCAGCGATGGCGTCTTCTCCATGTCGGGCGCTACCGCCGACCTTGCAGCACTACGCGCCCTTGCCGATACACACGATGCCTGGCTCCTCATTGATGATGCCCACGGCACCGGCACCGTGGGGGAAACTGGGCGCGGTGTAATCGAAGCAACTCAGATAAAACCAGACATTCTCATCAGCACCGCATCCAAAGCCCTCGGAGTGGAAGGAGGAATGGCCCTGTGCAGCGCCAACGTTGCCCACTTTCTCAAAAGTCAAGCCCGTGGCTTTGTCTTTTCCACATCTCCCAGCCCACTGATTGTGGGCGCAGTACGCGAAGCACTGGCCATCATCGACCGTGAACCGGAAAGAATCGACACGCTTCGCGCCCATATTTACCAACTACATCGCGGACTCGGACTTACCCCACCAGCAATCCCCACACCAATTGTGCGCATACCCATTGGGGATGAACAACGCTGCATGACCATCTCCCAACACCTCATGGATAACGGCATTTTTGTACCCGCCATTCGCTACCCCACCGTTGCCCGTAACCAGGCGATCCTGCGCATCACGATAACCGCACACCACACTCTCGACCAGATCAATCAGCTCTGCGCCACACTCACCTTAGCCTGCGATAAGTTCTCGTTGCCTACTTCTTAA
- the coaE gene encoding dephospho-CoA kinase — protein MKKIGLTGGIGSGKSTVAQLLAHAGLPIIDADKIAREIVEPGQPVLRQLADTFGEDILNPDGTLNRALLAQRAFATPEATEKLNTITHPAIEQRTHELFTQAASEGHQWAVWDMPLLVDKGHHTAMDVVIVVDVESETRVQRLVTHRGLDETDARARINAQIDDDQRRAAADYIIDNNSTPEKLAPQVATILEKITGVHA, from the coding sequence ATGAAAAAAATCGGGCTCACTGGCGGAATCGGATCAGGAAAATCAACGGTTGCACAACTGCTTGCCCACGCTGGGCTTCCCATCATTGATGCCGACAAGATCGCACGCGAAATCGTCGAACCAGGCCAACCAGTACTACGTCAACTCGCCGACACATTCGGGGAAGACATACTTAACCCCGACGGGACACTCAACCGAGCACTACTGGCTCAACGCGCCTTCGCAACCCCCGAAGCAACGGAGAAACTCAACACCATCACCCACCCCGCGATCGAACAACGCACCCACGAACTATTCACCCAAGCAGCCAGTGAAGGTCACCAATGGGCGGTCTGGGATATGCCACTGCTCGTGGATAAAGGACATCACACCGCAATGGACGTGGTCATCGTCGTCGACGTTGAGAGCGAAACCCGCGTTCAACGCCTCGTTACCCACCGTGGGCTGGATGAAACAGACGCACGTGCCCGCATTAACGCACAAATCGATGACGATCAACGACGCGCCGCCGCCGACTACATCATCGACAACAACTCAACGCCTGAGAAACTCGCCCCACAAGTAGCAACAATTCTGGAAAAAATCACAGGTGTGCACGCTTAA
- a CDS encoding universal stress protein → MSDYKTIVVGTDGSKSSMLAVERAARIAAAFDATLVIGCAYYESKEQASKTLRQDSVTVLGTDPAQENLDKAAEFARTIGSMRIETAVRPGTPVEALMAIVNEHNADLLVVGNRGINSLTGRLLGSVPADVARQSDCDVMIVHTVS, encoded by the coding sequence ATGAGCGATTATAAGACCATTGTTGTTGGAACGGACGGCTCAAAGTCTTCCATGTTGGCTGTTGAGCGTGCGGCTCGTATTGCTGCTGCGTTCGATGCAACCCTGGTTATTGGCTGCGCCTACTACGAGTCCAAGGAGCAGGCTTCGAAGACCCTGCGCCAAGACTCTGTCACTGTTTTGGGTACCGATCCAGCCCAAGAAAACCTGGATAAGGCTGCGGAGTTTGCGCGCACCATTGGTTCAATGCGCATTGAGACCGCTGTTCGACCTGGCACCCCTGTTGAGGCTTTGATGGCGATTGTGAATGAGCACAATGCTGACCTTCTTGTGGTGGGCAACCGTGGCATCAATTCCTTGACCGGCCGCCTTCTGGGTTCCGTCCCTGCTGATGTGGCTCGCCAGTCTGATTGTGATGTCATGATCGTTCATACCGTGAGCTAA
- a CDS encoding DUF4185 domain-containing protein — protein sequence MRFLKTVVSAHRPAVSVASVSVLAGVSLCVLAPSATAAPCDYRVVPQEGEVIQSGLSSGSSSSGLLSSLFGHDSKNQGRHPGQIPVLKGHTQAVHLLTGPGSPQRTDRLFSVSGTDLGIAWTGPDGTYIAFGDTMSCLGEGDGWRSNVLMRTTDVDYSDSLRVEEAVTDAGWARRGWAREIISSLKTPGIEHTTIPTAGIYVNGKHYMDYMSVRKWGDPGFWSTNYAATVESTDGVHWSLVPTSIRVNNGALKLPQVGSLSAFRSGNQNLQMSAFVLHDGYVYRMSTQSGRDGSAVLARSPEASFPDENSFEFFTGSGWSDDPADASIVIDGHVSELSVAFHAGLNQWVALYLDDKGMVMRTADSLEGPWSDKRMLVSRATIPDIYGGFILPNQRTNTLEWVATTWSAYNVMVMRTDLSQVPGVTPRSPLATRNSAVEDNLEVEKVIDFTPGAVAAVADSNNPVAPEGVEIVPAPPVEREEDALVMEKDYE from the coding sequence ATGCGTTTTCTGAAAACCGTCGTCTCTGCTCACCGTCCGGCTGTTTCTGTAGCGTCCGTGTCGGTGCTTGCGGGTGTGAGTCTGTGTGTGTTGGCGCCGTCTGCAACTGCTGCGCCCTGCGATTATCGTGTGGTGCCGCAGGAGGGTGAGGTTATCCAGTCTGGTTTGAGTAGTGGCAGTTCGTCAAGTGGGCTGTTGTCGTCGTTGTTTGGTCATGATTCGAAAAATCAGGGGCGTCACCCTGGCCAGATTCCGGTGCTGAAGGGCCATACGCAGGCTGTTCATTTGTTGACTGGCCCGGGTTCTCCACAGCGTACTGACCGGCTATTTTCGGTGTCGGGCACTGATTTGGGTATTGCCTGGACTGGCCCAGATGGGACGTATATTGCCTTCGGCGATACGATGAGCTGTTTGGGTGAGGGTGACGGCTGGCGTTCAAATGTGCTGATGCGCACCACCGATGTGGATTATTCTGATTCGTTGCGTGTCGAGGAGGCGGTGACTGATGCTGGTTGGGCTCGCCGAGGGTGGGCGCGTGAAATTATTTCTTCACTGAAGACTCCAGGTATTGAGCACACGACGATTCCGACGGCGGGTATTTATGTGAATGGCAAGCACTACATGGATTACATGTCGGTGCGCAAGTGGGGTGATCCGGGGTTCTGGTCGACGAATTATGCGGCGACTGTGGAGAGCACGGATGGTGTGCACTGGTCGTTGGTGCCGACGTCGATACGCGTCAATAATGGTGCGTTGAAGTTGCCGCAGGTTGGTTCGCTCAGTGCGTTCCGTTCGGGCAATCAGAATCTGCAGATGAGTGCTTTTGTGCTTCACGACGGCTATGTGTACCGCATGAGCACACAGTCGGGCCGCGATGGGTCCGCTGTGCTCGCCCGCAGCCCGGAAGCCAGCTTCCCGGATGAAAATAGCTTCGAATTTTTCACGGGTTCTGGCTGGTCGGATGACCCCGCGGATGCCTCAATTGTGATTGATGGTCATGTATCTGAGCTATCAGTGGCGTTCCATGCTGGGCTCAACCAGTGGGTGGCGCTTTACCTGGATGATAAGGGCATGGTGATGCGCACCGCGGATTCCTTGGAAGGCCCGTGGAGTGACAAGCGCATGTTGGTCAGCCGCGCAACGATCCCTGATATTTATGGCGGTTTTATTTTGCCGAATCAGCGGACGAATACGCTCGAATGGGTTGCGACAACGTGGAGTGCGTATAACGTGATGGTGATGCGGACCGATCTGTCCCAGGTTCCTGGCGTGACACCTCGTTCGCCACTGGCAACGCGCAACAGTGCGGTTGAAGACAACCTTGAGGTGGAGAAGGTGATCGACTTCACCCCTGGCGCGGTTGCCGCTGTGGCGGATAGCAACAACCCTGTTGCGCCTGAAGGTGTGGAGATTGTTCCTGCCCCACCAGTAGAGCGTGAAGAAGATGCGTTGGTGATGGAGAAAGACTACGAGTAA
- a CDS encoding universal stress protein, which translates to MVSYSRVIVGTDGSESSLKAVRTAASLAQAYGAELGIVCAFFGDSEPLTAKAHAEIHALPVFSEDRANEIVDEAQALAREEGANNITPITKSGSAAAVLLQVVDEFEADLLVVGNRGLDSLMGRLLGNIPGEVSRKASVDVMLVNTAEA; encoded by the coding sequence GTGGTTTCTTATTCCCGAGTAATCGTTGGAACGGACGGCTCTGAGAGCTCCCTGAAAGCGGTGCGCACAGCCGCTAGTCTTGCACAGGCTTATGGGGCAGAACTTGGAATTGTGTGCGCATTCTTTGGTGATTCTGAACCATTGACGGCAAAGGCACACGCGGAAATCCATGCGCTGCCCGTGTTCAGTGAGGATCGCGCGAATGAGATTGTGGATGAAGCACAAGCGCTCGCACGCGAAGAAGGTGCGAACAATATCACTCCGATTACGAAGTCGGGTTCCGCTGCTGCTGTGTTGTTGCAGGTTGTCGATGAATTTGAGGCGGATCTTCTGGTGGTGGGTAATCGCGGATTGGATTCGCTGATGGGGCGTCTGCTGGGAAATATTCCGGGTGAGGTATCTCGCAAGGCTTCAGTTGACGTGATGCTTGTTAACACCGCAGAAGCGTAA
- a CDS encoding 6-carboxyhexanoate--CoA ligase, producing MVWYSVRMRSSQSTQHISGAETLIHTTDESHQEPTIAKLNATVSSYLQRALTHPKGQADTITITVEQCAEDELLHLPMLPSIECAAGTDVVTLLRHHLPPQFRALAEPAESLLRNIAHMRGAALLGADGHRVEESVNLDPMRGVRVSRFGHNGDNASCKDAHYEARRLATKVLAAPHVLAELCISDDPNYHTGYVAINGTYFRIPELKQASLGGRVILLDTTNPALILDTVNFLQHTPTLILDPKH from the coding sequence ATGGTTTGGTATTCAGTCCGCATGCGCTCAAGTCAGTCCACCCAGCACATTTCCGGGGCGGAAACACTCATCCACACCACGGACGAATCCCACCAAGAACCCACCATCGCGAAACTCAATGCCACCGTCTCCTCTTATCTTCAACGCGCACTCACCCACCCCAAAGGACAAGCAGACACCATCACCATCACCGTTGAACAGTGCGCCGAAGACGAACTACTCCATCTACCCATGCTTCCCAGCATCGAATGCGCAGCCGGTACCGACGTCGTCACGCTCCTGCGCCACCACCTGCCACCACAATTTCGCGCACTTGCAGAACCCGCCGAAAGCCTCCTGCGAAACATCGCGCATATGCGCGGGGCAGCACTGCTCGGCGCGGATGGACACAGAGTTGAAGAAAGCGTCAACCTCGATCCCATGCGCGGCGTGCGAGTGAGCCGTTTCGGGCACAACGGCGACAATGCATCCTGCAAAGACGCGCACTATGAGGCGCGGCGACTGGCCACCAAAGTACTCGCCGCACCCCACGTCTTAGCTGAACTATGCATCAGCGACGACCCCAACTACCACACCGGGTACGTAGCTATCAACGGCACATACTTCCGCATTCCAGAACTTAAACAAGCAAGCCTCGGCGGCAGAGTAATACTCCTTGATACCACTAATCCAGCCCTGATACTTGACACTGTGAACTTTCTCCAACACACACCCACCCTCATCCTCGACCCCAAACACTAA